GGTTGTCCGAGTTTTATATATCCAACTCCAACATCATTTAATAATTGAAGTATTCTTTTAATACGAGGAATATTCTCAAAAAATTCCAGTGCTTCTTCTACAGACATATCTAAAACATCAGCAATTGTTTTATCTTTATACTTTACAGTAAGCGTCTCTTTATTATATCGCTTTCCTTTACATACATCACAGGTAACATAAACATCGGGCAAAAATTGCATTTCAATCTTTAAATAACCATTACCTTTACAAGCTTCACATCTTCCTCCTTTTACATTAAAACTAAACCTGCTTTTTGTATATCCTTTCATTCTAGCTTCTTTTGTTGCAGCAAATAAATCCCTTATTAAATCAAATACACCTGTATAAGTTGCAGGATTACTTCTTGGAGTTCTTCCAATTGGAGATTGGTCAATAGCGATAACATTATCAATATATTCCAATCCTTTTATTTCTTTATACTTTCCAGGTCTTACTTTTGAATGTCTTAGCTCTTTTAATAATGCTGGATATAGTGTATCCATTATCAATGAGGATTTTCCAGAACCAGAAACACCTGTTACCACGATAAATTTTCCAAGAGGAATTTCTACATTTACTTTTTTTAAATTATTATGTTCTGCTCCAATTATCTCTATCTTTTTATCTGTTTCAACACGTTTAGTTTTATATTTTATTAACTCTATTTTTTTCTTTCCTGAAATATATTGTCCTGTAAGGGATTTTCCAGGATTTTTAAGAAGATTTTTAACTGTCCCGCTATATACAACTTCTCCACCATTAATTCCAGCGCCAGGGCCTAAATCAACTATATAATCTGAAGATTTTATTACTTCTTCATCATGTTCAACTATAATAACAGTATTTCCTAATTCTTTTAATTTTTTCAAAGTTTCTATTAATCTGTCATTATCTCTGGGATGTAAACCTATTGTTGGTTCATCAAGTACATATGTTACACCAGTTAGCCCTGAACCAATTTGAGTAGCAAGTCTAACCCTTTGTGATTCTCCACCTGATAAGGTATTTGCACTTCTGGAAAGAGTTATATATCCCAATCCTACATCAACAAGAAATCCTATTCTTTTCTTTATCTCTGTTAATAATTCTCCAACAATCTCTTTTTCCTTTTTGGTTAAAGATATTGTTTCAAAAAATTCTTTGGCTTTTTCAATTGGCATTTCAGTTATTTCCTGAATATTCTTGCCATTGATTTTAACGTTTAAAGGTTCTTCTTTTAATCTTTTGCCGTGACAGGTATTACACGTTTTCATTACCATGTATTCCTTTTGATAATATAAACGTATTTCATCATTCTCAGCATTTCTATAACGTCTCTCATACATATTGATAAGTCCTTCAAACTCTTTATAATAACGATAAACACCATTTGAAGTTTTGTACTCAAATCTTATAGGTTCTGTTGTTCCATATAAAATACCATCAATAGTTTCCTTTTTTAAATCCTTTATTTTCTTCTGAGGGTCATCATTAAAATGTTTTATAACATTTTCAATTACCTTCATCATATATGTATCTTTTCCAAAAGAAACTCCACCATTATATATATTTTTTTCATAATCTAAGATATATGTGGGTTCAAATTCGAATTTAAAACCAAGGCCATGACATTCCTCACATGCACCATATGGGCTATTAAAAGAAAAAAGTTTTGGAGTAATTTCAGGGAAACTAAACCCACATTCAGGACAAACCAATTTTTCGCTATATGTTTTCTTTTTTAACACATTACCTTCTTTATCCAATTCTCGAATTTCAACAAATCCATCAGATTCCTTTAAAGCCAGCTCAATAGCTTCATATAACCTTTCGAAATTCTCCTTTTTTAACTTTAATCTATCAATAAGTAAATTAATTGTATGCCTATAGCTTTTCTTTAAAGATGTAATTTCATCCAGATCGTATATTTCACCGTCAATTTCAACACGCTTATATCCATTTTTTCTCATTGTTTCCAATTCTTTTTTGAATTCACCTTTTTTCTCTTTTGCAATAGGTGCAAAAACGTATAACCTTGAATTTTCATCAAATTGGTCATACACTCTTTCAATAATTTCATCAATTGAAGATTTTTCAACAGGAATTTTACATTTTGGACAATATGCTTTTCCAATTCTGGCAAATAAAACCCTCATATAATCATATATTTCTGTAACTGTACCAACGGTAGAACGTGGATTGTGGGATACAGATTTTTGTTCTATGGCAATTGCAGGCGAAAGTCCTATTATTTGTTCGACATTTGGTCTTTTTAATTCGCCAAGAAATTGTCTTGCATATGAAGAAACAGATTCCAAATATCTTCTCTGACCTTCGGCATATATTGTATCCATTGCAAGTGTAGATTTTCCAGAACCAGAAAGTCCTGCAATAACCACTAATTTATTTTTAGGGATTTTTACATCTATATTTTTTAAGTTATGTTCTTTGGCACCTTTCACATATATATAATTCATATTTTCACCTCACACTAAATTATACCACATATATTATTTCTGTAATCAACTCAAAAATGTAAAAGATATAATAAAATCATTAAATAACCAACAAAAGAAAAAATAAAGGGAATAATCAAATTTTTTAGCATTGAAGACATCTTAACACCAAAAAAATTAGAAGTTAATAATAAACATAAGTGTACAGGTGAAAGCAAAACTCCTATTATTGCAAAATAATAATTAGTTACTGCAGCTGCTAATAACGGAAATGCCCCAGAGGTTGCAAGACTTAGTGTAAGAGGTATTGTAATAGAAAAAGCTGCTTGAGTTATTCCCGTAATCAATCCAAGAATAAATGGAGAAAAAATTATAATTATCCAGGGATTAATTCCAAAATTTTTAAGTTCTTCAGTAAACATAACAGAAAGATTAGAAGCACTAATAAAATTTTTATACCAGAAAACCAAAAATAATAAAAGAAAAATAGAATATTTCAATTTAAAAAGATTTTTATAATTCTTGGTAAAAATTGCGTATAAAACTGCAACAGTAAATACAACTAACCAACCTTCTATCTTTAATAAAACTCCAATAATTATAGCGATAATTGGTATTAAAGAGTCAATAAAAGTTATCATATCTTTTTTACTATAATTAATATGTATTTTACCAAGTCCAAAATAAAACCAGGCGCTTACAATTGCAAAAATACCAATTGGTAATTGCAAAAATAAAATTTTAACCAGATCAGTTTTTGTAAATACTGCTTCAAGAACAAGAGCCGGATATAATATCCAGAAAAATTCCATAGAATGTCTAAACCAATAATTCATAGAAGCAGCAGTTAGATGATCCAACTCAGTTTCATCAGAAATATCTCTTACCATTGGTGCAGTGAACATTGCACCACCTGGCATAGGCAAAAAGCCTAAAAACATGGGCATTAAAGCAGAAGCCTGTTTAGCATTAAAAATATTTTTTATACTATTGGAAAACTTTTGTGAGTTTCCAGAAGATTTAAAAGTATCAGCTATTAAATAGATACTATATATAGTTATAATTATTTCATAAAACTTTTGGTCTTTTAATGTTATCAAAAAAGCTGTTGCGGTCATAGGAAACTTTGCAGAGATTATTGCAGTAGAAATCAAAGCAGCAAATATTCCCCAATGAACACTTTTGGTAAATTTTATTGCTAAAATCAAAATAAAAAATCCTGCCAATATGGATAATGTAATCATTCAAAAACCTCCCTGATAATTAGTTATCCTAATCATTATATCATAAAAATATTGATAACAATAAAAAAATCCCGCAAAAAGCGGGATTAATTATAAACACTTAAAATATTTTTCCTTTATATAATGGGAATTTTTCACATAATTCCTTTACTTCTGATTTTATTTTATTTTTAAATTCTTCGTCTAATGTTCCATCTTCATCTTTTATATTTGTAATAACTTCATTAATTAATTTAGCAATAACAACCATTTCTTCTTCTTTCATGCCTCTTGTTGTAACAGCAGGTGTTCCTATTCTAATACCACTTGTTACAAAAGGTGAACGTGTTTCCTTTGGAATAGTGTTTTTATTTACTGTAATTCCAGCAGCTTCTAAAGCTTTTTCAGCAGCTTTTCCGGTTACATTTTTTTCATTTAAATCAACAAGGAATAAATGAGAATCTGTTCCACCTGAAACAATTCTAAATCCAAGTTTTTCCATTTCTTCAGCAAGTTTTTTTGCATTTTTTATAACCTGTTCTTGATAAGTTTTAAATTCTGGAGATAAAGCTTCCTTAAATGCCACAGCTTTTGCAGCAATAACATGCATTAAAGGACCCCCCTGAATTCCAGGGAAAATACTCTTATTAATTAATTTATATAATTCCTTATCGTTAGTTAAAATCATACCGCCTCTTGGGCCTCTTAATGTTTTATGTGTTGTTGTTGTAACAACATGTGCATATTCAAGAGGATTTGGGTATAATCCAGCAGCAACAAGTCCTGCAAAGTGTGACATATCAACTACAAGATATGCTCCGACTTTATCAGCTATTTCTCTAAATCTTTTGAAATCAATAATTCTTGCGTACGCACTTCCACCAGCAACAATTACCTTTGGTTTATGTTCAAGAGCTAACTTTTCTACTTCATCATAATCTATTACTTCTGTATCTTCATTTACACCATATTGTACAACGTTGAATATTTTACCTGAAAAGTTTACTGATGCACCGTGAGTTAAATGTCCCCCATGGCTTAATGACATTCCCATTAATGTATCGCCAGTTTCCATTAATGCAAGGTAAACACCCATATTAGCCTGAGAACCTGAATGTGGTTGAACATTTGCATATTTAGCGCCAAATAATTCCTTTGCTCTATTTCTTGCAAGAGTTTCTGCTTTATCTACAACCTCACAACCACCGTAATACCTTTTTTTAGGATAACCTTCAGCATATTTATTTGTTAAAACGCTTCCCATTGCTTCCATAACTGCAACTGATGCAAAATTTTCTGAAGCAATTAATTCAATTCCATATTCCTGTCTGTTTAATTCTTCGGTTATAATTTCGAAGATTTCAGGATCAATTGTTTTCACATTTTCCCACATATTCTCTCCTCCTCACCGATAAAATTTTCACATATATTATACAATAAATATAATAAAAATACTAATACTAACATTGAAAAAAATTTCGTGAAAAAAATTTCACACACCATTTAATCAGGGATAATTCCATATAACCAGATGTATACCCCTCTAATCAACTTTGTAAAAAGTAAATTAAAAGTGTAAAATAAAAGTGAGAAATAAACTACTTTTTGGAGGGGTGATTATTGTGAAATTTGAAAATAAGTATTCAGAAACCGTTAAAAGGATTAAATCAAACCTTATCAGAGAATTGTTAAAAACAGCTGGTGATAAAGATATTATTTCATTTGGTGGTGGAATTCCAGATCCAGAAACATTTCCTATAAAAAAAATGTCAGAAATTGCAAATGAAGTAATTATGAATGAATACAGAGTATCATTACAGTATGGTTCAACAGAAGGTGATCCAGAATTAATTAAACAGTACATTAGATTAATGGAAGAATATGAAGGTATCCATGGTTTAACAGAAGAAAATTTAATGGTTACAACAGGATCACAGCAAGCATTATTTATTGTTGGAACAGTATTTTTAGATGAAGATAGCTACTGTGCAGTAAGTAAACCAATTTATTTAGGAGCAGGAAGTGCTTTTAATCAAAGAAATCCAAAATACATTAGCATTCCACTTGAAAAAGATGGTATGAATATTGACTATCTTGAAAATGAATTAAAGAAATTAGATGAAAATGGAGAAATCGATAAATTCAAATTTGTTTATACAGTAAGTAATTTCCACAATCCAGCAGGAACAACATTATCACTTGAAAAGAGAAAAAGATTAATTGAATTAGCAGAAAAATATGATTTTATTATCATTGAAGATGATCCATATGGTGCATTAAGATTTGAAGGAGAAAAGCAACCAAGTATCTTCAAATTAAATAATGGTGAAAGGGTTGTCTTATTAAATACATTTAGTAAAGTATTATCTCCAGGATTAAGAATAGGTGTTATTGTTGCAAATAAAGAGTTAATCAGAAAAATGGTATTGGCAAAACAGGGAATGGATCTTTGTTCTTCAACATTAACTCAGAGAATAGCAGCAAGATTTATTGAAAAATATGATTTATTTGAAGAAATAAAACCAACAATAGAGTTATACAGAGCTAAAAAAGATAAATTTATGGAAGCGTTGGAAAAATACCTTGGAGATATTGAAGGTGTTGACTGGATTAGACCAGAAGGTGGATTGTTCTCATGGATTACATTACCAGAAGGTTTTGATACAATGGAATTATTTGAAATTGCAAAGAGAAAGAAAGTAATCTATATACCAGGCGAAACATTCTATGTAGATGAACCAGAAAGAAATACAATGAGAGTTTCATTCTGTCTTCCATCATTTGAAGAATTAGATGAAGGTGTAAAAAGATTAAGAGAAGCAATTGACGAATATGCAAAAGAAAAAGGAATAGAATTGAAATTAAAATAAATAATAT
This is a stretch of genomic DNA from Marinitoga piezophila KA3. It encodes these proteins:
- the glyA gene encoding serine hydroxymethyltransferase; its protein translation is MWENVKTIDPEIFEIITEELNRQEYGIELIASENFASVAVMEAMGSVLTNKYAEGYPKKRYYGGCEVVDKAETLARNRAKELFGAKYANVQPHSGSQANMGVYLALMETGDTLMGMSLSHGGHLTHGASVNFSGKIFNVVQYGVNEDTEVIDYDEVEKLALEHKPKVIVAGGSAYARIIDFKRFREIADKVGAYLVVDMSHFAGLVAAGLYPNPLEYAHVVTTTTHKTLRGPRGGMILTNDKELYKLINKSIFPGIQGGPLMHVIAAKAVAFKEALSPEFKTYQEQVIKNAKKLAEEMEKLGFRIVSGGTDSHLFLVDLNEKNVTGKAAEKALEAAGITVNKNTIPKETRSPFVTSGIRIGTPAVTTRGMKEEEMVVIAKLINEVITNIKDEDGTLDEEFKNKIKSEVKELCEKFPLYKGKIF
- the uvrA gene encoding excinuclease ABC subunit UvrA, whose translation is MNYIYVKGAKEHNLKNIDVKIPKNKLVVIAGLSGSGKSTLAMDTIYAEGQRRYLESVSSYARQFLGELKRPNVEQIIGLSPAIAIEQKSVSHNPRSTVGTVTEIYDYMRVLFARIGKAYCPKCKIPVEKSSIDEIIERVYDQFDENSRLYVFAPIAKEKKGEFKKELETMRKNGYKRVEIDGEIYDLDEITSLKKSYRHTINLLIDRLKLKKENFERLYEAIELALKESDGFVEIRELDKEGNVLKKKTYSEKLVCPECGFSFPEITPKLFSFNSPYGACEECHGLGFKFEFEPTYILDYEKNIYNGGVSFGKDTYMMKVIENVIKHFNDDPQKKIKDLKKETIDGILYGTTEPIRFEYKTSNGVYRYYKEFEGLINMYERRYRNAENDEIRLYYQKEYMVMKTCNTCHGKRLKEEPLNVKINGKNIQEITEMPIEKAKEFFETISLTKKEKEIVGELLTEIKKRIGFLVDVGLGYITLSRSANTLSGGESQRVRLATQIGSGLTGVTYVLDEPTIGLHPRDNDRLIETLKKLKELGNTVIIVEHDEEVIKSSDYIVDLGPGAGINGGEVVYSGTVKNLLKNPGKSLTGQYISGKKKIELIKYKTKRVETDKKIEIIGAEHNNLKKVNVEIPLGKFIVVTGVSGSGKSSLIMDTLYPALLKELRHSKVRPGKYKEIKGLEYIDNVIAIDQSPIGRTPRSNPATYTGVFDLIRDLFAATKEARMKGYTKSRFSFNVKGGRCEACKGNGYLKIEMQFLPDVYVTCDVCKGKRYNKETLTVKYKDKTIADVLDMSVEEALEFFENIPRIKRILQLLNDVGVGYIKLGQPATTLSGGEAQRIKLTSELRKRDTGRTIYFLDEPTTGLHFEDVRKLIEVLHKLVEKGNTVIIIEHNLDVIKNADYIIDLGPEGGEKGGYIVATGTPEDIIKANTYTGKYLKNVL
- a CDS encoding PLP-dependent aminotransferase family protein, which codes for MKFENKYSETVKRIKSNLIRELLKTAGDKDIISFGGGIPDPETFPIKKMSEIANEVIMNEYRVSLQYGSTEGDPELIKQYIRLMEEYEGIHGLTEENLMVTTGSQQALFIVGTVFLDEDSYCAVSKPIYLGAGSAFNQRNPKYISIPLEKDGMNIDYLENELKKLDENGEIDKFKFVYTVSNFHNPAGTTLSLEKRKRLIELAEKYDFIIIEDDPYGALRFEGEKQPSIFKLNNGERVVLLNTFSKVLSPGLRIGVIVANKELIRKMVLAKQGMDLCSSTLTQRIAARFIEKYDLFEEIKPTIELYRAKKDKFMEALEKYLGDIEGVDWIRPEGGLFSWITLPEGFDTMELFEIAKRKKVIYIPGETFYVDEPERNTMRVSFCLPSFEELDEGVKRLREAIDEYAKEKGIELKLK
- a CDS encoding DUF401 family protein, which produces MITLSILAGFFILILAIKFTKSVHWGIFAALISTAIISAKFPMTATAFLITLKDQKFYEIIITIYSIYLIADTFKSSGNSQKFSNSIKNIFNAKQASALMPMFLGFLPMPGGAMFTAPMVRDISDETELDHLTAASMNYWFRHSMEFFWILYPALVLEAVFTKTDLVKILFLQLPIGIFAIVSAWFYFGLGKIHINYSKKDMITFIDSLIPIIAIIIGVLLKIEGWLVVFTVAVLYAIFTKNYKNLFKLKYSIFLLLFLVFWYKNFISASNLSVMFTEELKNFGINPWIIIIFSPFILGLITGITQAAFSITIPLTLSLATSGAFPLLAAAVTNYYFAIIGVLLSPVHLCLLLTSNFFGVKMSSMLKNLIIPFIFSFVGYLMILLYLLHF